In Takifugu flavidus isolate HTHZ2018 chromosome 5, ASM371156v2, whole genome shotgun sequence, the following proteins share a genomic window:
- the LOC130525948 gene encoding UDP-glucuronosyltransferase 2A1-like, whose product MYAGSMYAGNIYAGSMYAGIIYAGSMYGGSKYGGSMYGGSMYGGSMYGSSPPVELHGSFVKLHQTFCHTGTMKPAQRLPLSVFLVLTVTLSVNGGNILVWYTEGSHWINLKPVLDTLIDRGHHVTVLVPSSSMFMNTSESSRFRYEPFNVSISKKEMEKIMHDVLQFLIYDMDHMNYWEIFLKFLETTKVNLECSLKLLDGVVKSETMMKRLREGNYDLLLSDPIYSGSELLAEMLDLPLVFSLRFSLANNWERHCGQIPAPPSFVPIAMSKMTDKMNFFERVLNFYLYALQDIVIENTFWKDLDAYYSEVKGTPTSACKVMSNVDIWLMRTYWDVEFPRPFLPNFKFVGGIHCRPAKPLPEDMEEFVQSSGDAGVVIFTLGSMVKNITREKGNTIASALAQIPQKVLWRFSGQKPETLGSNTRIYDWIPQNDLLGHPKTRAFVTHGGTNGIYEAIYHGVPMVGIPLFGDQPENLVHMKAKGAAVDVNFKTMTTEGLRDAINAVINNKSFKENAMRLSKIHHDRPLSARDEAVFWIEFTMRNKGAKHLRVHSHDLTWYQYHSLDVLAFLLSVVLLSMFVFIKTCRFCCRRCCSRRKNKTE is encoded by the exons ATGTATGCTGGTAGCATGTATGCTGGCAACATATATGCTGGTAGCATGTATGCTGGTATCATCTATGCTGGTAGCATGTATGGTGGCAGCAAGTATGGTGGCAGCATGTATGGTGGCAGCATGTATGGTGGCAGCATGTATGGCAGCAGCCCTCCTGTGGAACTCCACGGCAGTTTTG TCAAGTTGCACCAGACTTTTTGTCACACAGGCACCATGAAGCCTGCGCagcgtctccctctgtctgtcttcctggtTCTTACTGTGACTCTGAGTGTAAATGGAGGGAACATCCTTGTTTGGTACACTGAAGGCAGCCACTGGATCAACCTGAAGCCTGTGCTGGACACTCTGATCGACAGGGGACACCATGTGACGGTTCTGGTTCCCAGCTCCTCGATGTTTATGAACACCAGCGAGTCGTCGCGCTTTCGCTACGAACCCTTCAATGTTTCAATCTCAAAGAAGGAAATGGAGAAGATAATGCACGATGTTCTTCAGTTCCTCATTTATGACATGGACCATATGAACTACTGGGAGATTTTCCTCAAATTCCTGGAAACAACAAAGGTGAACCTGGAATGCAGCCTGAAGTTGTTGGACGGTGTGGTGAAATCAGAAACCATGATGAAGAGACTCAGGGAAGGAAATTATGACCTCCTCCTGTCTGACCCCATCTACTCAGGCAGTGAGCTGCTGGCAGAGATGCTGGACCTTCCTCTGGTCTTCTCTCTGCGCTTTTCTCTGGCCAATAACTGGGAGAGACATTGTGGTCAGATCCCTGCCCCACCTTCATTTGTACCCATCGCTATGAGCAAAATGACTGACAAGATGAACTTCTTTGAGCGAGTCCTCAACTTCTACTTATATGCACTGCAAGATATTGTGATCGAAAACACCTTCTGGAAAGATTTAGATGCGTATTACTCTGAAGTCAAAG GAACACCCACTAGTGCCTGCAAGGTGATGAGCAACGTAGACATCTGGCTGATGAGAACCTACTGGGATGTTGAGTTCCCTCGTCCGTTCCTCCCAAATTTTAAATTTGTTGGTGGGATCCACTGCAGACCTGCTAAACCTTTACCAGAG GACATGGAAGAGTTTGTGCAGAGCTCTGGAGACGCTGGTGTCGTGATCTTCACCCTGGGATCAATGGTCAAAAACATCACCAGGGAAAAGGGAAACACGATCGCCTCGGCCCTGGCCCAGATCCCACAAAAG GTGCTGTGGAGATTCAGTGGACAAAAACCAGAAACTTTGGGCTCTAACACGAGAATATATGACTGGATCCCACAGAATGATCTTCTAG GTCATCCCAAGACCAGAGCGTTCGTCACCCATGGGGGCACAAATGGCATTTATGAAGCCATCTACCACGGCGTCCCCATGGTGGGCATCCCTTTGTTTGGTGACCAGCCGGAAAACCTGGTCCACATGAAGGCTAAAGGAGCTGCAGTAGACGTGAACTTCAAAACAATGACGACGGAGGGCCTGAGAGACGCAATCAATGCCGTCATCAACAATAAATC GTTCAAGGAGAACGCCATGCGCCTGTCCAAGATCCACCACGACAGGCCGCTGAGCGCTCGGGATGAGGCGGTGTTCTGGATCGAGTTCACCATGAGGAACAAAGGGGCCAAACACCTGAGGGTCCATTCCCATGATCTCACCTGGTACCAGTACCACAGCCTGGATGTCCTGGCCTTCCTCCTCAGTGTTGTCTTACTTTCCATGTTCGTGTTCATCAAGACCTGTCGTTTTTGTTGCCGGAGATGCTGTAGCAGAAGAAAGAACAAGACTGAGTAA
- the tal2 gene encoding T-cell acute lymphocytic leukemia protein 2, translating to MTRKVFTNTRERWRQHNVNAAFAELRKLIPTHPPEKKLSKNEILRLAMRYINFLVQLLESQSGQQSGHSPAALLTLLRGNMEQLQSPPHSWALTSDTEVPSPGSSCDSSEAW from the coding sequence ATGACCAGGAAGGTGTTCACCAACACCAGGGAACGCTGGCGCCAGCACAACGTTAACGCCGCCTTCGCAGAGCTCCGCAAGCTCatccccacccaccctccaGAGAAGAAGCTGAGCAAGAACGAAATCCTACGCCTGGCCATGCGCTACATCAACTTcctggtgcagctgctggagagccAGAGCGGTCAGCAGTCGGGCCACTCCCCTGCAGCCCTGCTCACCCTGCTCAGGGGGAAcatggagcagctgcagtcgCCTCCACACTCCTGGGCCCTGACCAGTGACACAGAGGTCCCCTCACCTGGATCCAGCTGCGACAGCTCCGAGGCCTGGTAG